A window of Fretibacterium sp. OH1220_COT-178 contains these coding sequences:
- a CDS encoding GNAT family N-acetyltransferase, whose protein sequence is MRENYLFYDSKLAVTALELQDLYRYTGWGRSRSVEGIQAMLEGTSLCFSARCQDKLVGFCRIVTDFVYRASLWDVIVHPAHQGKGLGSSLVDYALTHPAIRNIPMIVTYTSQWGAFMESRGFEARPGALLLLRCPIEYS, encoded by the coding sequence ATGAGGGAGAACTACCTCTTTTACGACAGCAAGCTGGCTGTTACGGCCCTGGAGCTTCAGGACCTCTATCGGTATACGGGATGGGGCCGCAGCCGCTCCGTCGAGGGGATTCAGGCCATGCTCGAGGGGACGAGCCTCTGTTTCTCCGCGCGTTGCCAGGACAAGCTGGTGGGATTTTGCCGCATCGTCACCGATTTCGTCTACAGGGCCTCGCTCTGGGACGTGATCGTGCATCCCGCTCACCAGGGAAAAGGCCTGGGCAGTTCCTTGGTCGATTACGCGCTGACGCATCCGGCCATCCGCAATATCCCCATGATCGTAACCTACACGAGCCAATGGGGGGCCTTCATGGAATCCCGCGGTTTCGAGGCCCGCCCGGGTGCGTTGCTGCTCTTGCGCTGCCCTATAGAGTATTCCTGA
- a CDS encoding DUF3084 domain-containing protein, which yields MQPNMGSSTNWVLVLGLILGSAVLAVLGDILGFRYGKQRISVFGLRPKYTSRLITAVTGGIISIVILTVLSAFSQDVRTALFSMQYVQQQLMDLRLQLQTSQSNADQAVDDLMLARSSLEQQRNLLQTTTASLDLTRFDLESLRNDKVVLENERNELEAEVKVMREESEELKRALSSMRSDFIAIHANVLLAQRPILPGSSEAQVSEDLQALRKDIRLSVVSRVSDKLLSRLRDLPIVIAPESEAEVLEALTQAQERFYVRALAAENVALGEPIKVRLEVGESHLIYAAGEPIHRRMIDAQRSDLDAEEALHIFLRELKMKAIRDGVLPDPSTNSVGTLEGETFFDIVENLKDAGAPVILSALASHDIYTEGPVDIEVVLEE from the coding sequence GTGCAGCCGAATATGGGGTCGAGTACAAATTGGGTCCTGGTCTTGGGGTTGATTCTGGGCAGCGCGGTGCTGGCCGTTTTGGGCGACATTCTCGGCTTCAGGTACGGAAAGCAGCGCATCTCCGTCTTCGGCCTTCGCCCCAAATACACGAGCCGCCTGATCACGGCCGTCACGGGCGGGATCATCTCCATCGTCATCCTGACCGTCCTGTCCGCCTTCTCCCAGGACGTTCGCACGGCCCTGTTCAGCATGCAATACGTCCAGCAACAACTCATGGATCTGCGCCTTCAGCTTCAGACCAGCCAGAGCAACGCGGACCAGGCGGTGGACGATCTGATGCTTGCCCGGAGCAGCCTGGAACAGCAACGAAATCTGCTGCAGACGACCACGGCCAGCCTTGACCTGACGCGCTTCGACCTGGAATCCTTGCGTAACGACAAGGTCGTCCTCGAAAACGAGAGAAACGAGCTCGAGGCTGAGGTCAAGGTCATGCGGGAGGAGTCCGAGGAGTTGAAGCGGGCTTTGAGCTCCATGCGGAGCGATTTCATCGCGATTCACGCCAACGTCCTGCTGGCGCAGCGGCCCATTTTGCCCGGAAGCTCGGAGGCTCAGGTGAGCGAGGACCTGCAGGCCCTCAGAAAGGACATCCGGCTCTCGGTCGTCTCCAGGGTGTCCGACAAACTGCTCTCCCGTCTCCGGGACCTGCCGATCGTCATTGCCCCGGAGTCCGAGGCCGAGGTTCTGGAGGCCCTGACCCAGGCCCAGGAGCGATTTTATGTTCGGGCTCTGGCCGCGGAGAACGTCGCCTTGGGGGAGCCGATCAAGGTTCGTCTCGAGGTGGGGGAAAGCCACCTGATCTACGCTGCGGGCGAACCGATTCACCGAAGGATGATCGACGCTCAAAGGTCCGATCTGGATGCCGAAGAGGCCCTTCACATTTTTTTGCGTGAACTCAAGATGAAGGCAATTCGCGACGGAGTTTTGCCCGACCCCTCCACGAACAGCGTGGGAACCCTGGAGGGGGAGACCTTCTTCGATATCGTGGAAAATCTGAAGGATGCCGGCGCCCCCGTTATTCTCAGCGCGCTTGCTTCGCACGACATCTACACGGAGGGACCGGTCGACATCGAGGTTGTCCTGGAGGAATGA
- a CDS encoding alcohol dehydrogenase — protein sequence MLIVACQFCGECRVLPEAPDGDGYARACWICPRCGSGQAVQLAVTADGRGDLERIVLGMRTESVLIEGDVQE from the coding sequence ATGTTGATTGTCGCGTGTCAGTTCTGCGGCGAGTGCAGGGTGTTGCCGGAGGCCCCGGATGGGGACGGCTACGCGCGTGCCTGTTGGATATGTCCCCGATGCGGTTCGGGCCAGGCCGTTCAGCTCGCGGTTACGGCGGATGGCAGGGGAGACCTGGAGCGCATCGTTTTGGGCATGAGGACGGAATCCGTGCTTATCGAGGGGGACGTGCAGGAATGA